From one Melioribacteraceae bacterium genomic stretch:
- a CDS encoding TonB-dependent receptor — MKLFYYVFLFLFVCLSLSAQQTGRLRGIVSDSTSGEFLPYANVYIDELQTGASTDERGLYLINQIPANKNYLVKVSFVGYQTKTVNIFIAPGKITQLDIKLSPEGVELGAIEKIGERIIQKNQTDIGLERISVKTLQSLPKGVETDVLRSLQYVSGVRTTGDVSAKYYVRGGTSDQNLVKLNGVTIYNPFHALGLFSVIDPEMINSVEFYKGGFTAEYGSRLSSVLSIVSKDGNRNQFGASASASLLTGKMMVEGPIPNGSFMATGRKSLSNDVLKNFLNDQSVPIDFYDFSFKLNYSDPAIIENGRFYFFGFFSSDKLDDEDPLAEDYQWSNNLFGFEWIQIYDVPLYSRLGISVSKFEGEVIPNESDFKPRRNEVDDMTLSLDFNYVWPTKDELGFGIEFKALNTKLIQSNSQGALSDIEEFSGNFSIYLKYKLLRWESLGIDIGSRLNLTGLTESGGLYPEPRISMTYQLFPFLTLKSAAGLYQQEVATVSDENEVISLFEPWTILPDYLEPSRAVHLIFGADFFLTENLLLKYEGYYKKITNLAAINEKKVFDYDDDLVNGDGEAYGSEFILNYAIDRFKINSSYSLSWAFKEVDGWLYYPKFDSRHAFNFGLEYNFGAGWSANAIWSYSSGLPFTPIVGFYDKYYTGNFFDVDPGGYSFNPYTILGDKNIERLPVYHRLDFTLSKKFDFSFIKMELDLSIINVYDRANIFYFKRDTGERVNMLPFLPTATVKVAI; from the coding sequence ATGAAATTATTCTATTATGTTTTTTTATTCCTATTCGTTTGCCTTTCCTTAAGTGCACAGCAGACCGGTAGATTAAGAGGTATTGTTTCCGATTCAACAAGCGGTGAATTTTTACCTTACGCTAATGTTTATATCGATGAACTTCAAACCGGCGCCTCAACTGATGAACGCGGATTGTATCTCATCAATCAAATTCCGGCCAATAAAAATTATTTAGTGAAAGTATCATTTGTCGGTTATCAGACAAAAACTGTTAACATTTTTATTGCTCCTGGTAAAATAACACAGCTTGATATTAAGTTATCTCCGGAAGGTGTTGAACTTGGTGCAATTGAAAAGATTGGCGAACGAATAATTCAAAAGAATCAAACTGATATCGGATTGGAACGAATTTCGGTTAAGACATTGCAATCATTACCAAAAGGTGTTGAGACTGATGTACTGAGATCACTTCAATATGTATCCGGTGTAAGAACTACAGGTGATGTTTCCGCTAAATACTATGTACGCGGTGGTACAAGCGATCAAAATTTAGTAAAGCTCAATGGTGTCACAATTTATAATCCTTTCCATGCACTAGGTTTGTTTAGCGTTATCGATCCCGAAATGATAAATAGTGTTGAGTTTTATAAAGGCGGCTTCACAGCAGAATATGGCTCACGACTTTCTTCTGTTTTAAGTATCGTTTCTAAGGATGGTAATAGAAATCAATTCGGTGCAAGTGCAAGCGCAAGTTTATTGACGGGTAAAATGATGGTTGAAGGACCTATTCCAAATGGTTCATTTATGGCTACGGGAAGAAAGAGTTTATCAAATGATGTCTTGAAGAATTTCTTGAATGATCAAAGTGTTCCTATCGATTTTTATGATTTCTCTTTTAAATTGAACTACTCTGACCCGGCAATTATTGAAAACGGAAGATTTTATTTCTTCGGATTCTTTTCAAGTGATAAACTTGATGATGAAGATCCTCTTGCCGAAGATTATCAATGGAGCAATAACTTATTCGGTTTTGAATGGATTCAAATTTATGATGTGCCGTTGTATTCCAGACTAGGTATTAGCGTTAGCAAATTTGAAGGTGAAGTTATTCCAAATGAATCTGATTTCAAACCTCGCAGAAACGAAGTTGATGATATGACTCTTAGTCTTGATTTCAATTATGTATGGCCAACAAAAGATGAACTGGGTTTTGGTATTGAATTTAAAGCGCTTAATACAAAACTCATTCAATCAAATAGTCAAGGTGCATTGTCTGATATCGAAGAGTTCTCTGGTAACTTTAGTATCTATCTAAAATACAAACTACTACGATGGGAATCTTTGGGGATTGATATTGGATCACGATTAAATTTAACCGGCTTAACTGAAAGCGGCGGACTTTATCCTGAACCTCGCATTAGCATGACATATCAATTGTTCCCATTTCTTACTCTTAAATCAGCTGCTGGTCTTTATCAACAAGAAGTTGCAACGGTTTCTGATGAAAATGAAGTCATCTCATTATTTGAGCCTTGGACAATTCTTCCCGATTACCTTGAACCTTCACGAGCTGTACATTTAATCTTTGGAGCAGATTTCTTCTTGACCGAAAATCTATTACTCAAGTATGAAGGTTATTACAAAAAAATTACTAACCTAGCCGCAATAAATGAAAAGAAAGTTTTTGATTATGACGATGACCTGGTTAATGGCGACGGTGAGGCTTATGGTTCCGAATTTATTCTTAATTATGCAATCGATAGATTCAAAATAAATTCTTCTTATTCTTTAAGCTGGGCATTCAAGGAAGTCGATGGCTGGTTATATTATCCTAAATTTGATTCCAGACATGCTTTCAATTTTGGACTTGAGTATAACTTTGGAGCGGGTTGGAGCGCTAATGCAATTTGGTCTTATAGTTCCGGATTACCGTTTACTCCGATTGTAGGTTTCTATGATAAATATTATACCGGTAATTTCTTTGATGTTGATCCCGGTGGTTATTCTTTTAATCCATATACAATTCTCGGGGATAAAAATATCGAACGGCTTCCGGTTTATCATAGATTAGATTTTACACTTTCAAAGAAATTCGATTTCAGTTTTATTAAGATGGAACTCGATTTAAGTATTATCAACGTTTATGATCGCGCTAACATTTTCTATTTCAAAAGGGACACGGGTGAAAGGGTGAACATGCTGCCGTTTTTACCGACTGCGACTGTGAAGGTGGCTATATGA